One genomic segment of Streptomyces sp. NBC_00239 includes these proteins:
- a CDS encoding helix-turn-helix transcriptional regulator — protein METEHTGSRRSNWTFLTNHARVLIAIARDPGVRLRDIAAVCDLTERTVQAIVTDLQADGYLTRMRDGRRNRYEIAPGARFRHPAESGREITGLLAYLAAPLTAPPRTDGEAPYAGPEDDGAEDAGPEGPGPEDAGHGSDNAR, from the coding sequence GTGGAAACTGAGCACACCGGATCGCGCCGGAGCAACTGGACGTTCCTGACGAACCACGCCCGGGTCCTGATCGCGATCGCGCGCGACCCGGGTGTCCGGCTGCGCGACATCGCGGCGGTCTGCGACCTCACGGAGCGCACGGTCCAGGCGATCGTCACGGACCTGCAGGCGGACGGCTACCTCACCCGGATGCGCGACGGCCGGCGCAACCGCTACGAGATCGCGCCCGGGGCACGCTTCCGCCACCCCGCGGAGTCCGGGCGCGAGATCACCGGGCTCCTCGCCTACCTCGCCGCGCCGCTTACGGCTCCGCCACGCACGGACGGCGAGGCGCCGTACGCCGGACCCGAAGACGACGGAGCCGAAGACGCCGGACCCGAGGGCCCCGGACCCGAGGACGCCGGCCACGGGTCTGACAACGCCCGCTAG
- a CDS encoding non-ribosomal peptide synthetase: MPARQRGSADTPGFDTPGFDASGFERTGVEQSGFEHTGLEQVEVALDAADARALQRRATELGVTVNTLVQGAWAVLLAGLTGRDDVVFGATVSGRPPAVAGVESMVGLFINTLPVRVRCAPGTSFAQVLTTLQERQAALFDHHHYSLSAIQQATGLKELFDTLVVFESYPVDEDEAADAATAAGIAITGLRPFTGTHYTLSLMAALAPHLSLSLQYRPSALDRATVDHIAACLPDVLRLVLTAAHEPLARVDVLPPADRDHFLRGIGATQAEAQTHTHTRAQAHAHAHVEAHAPARPQAQAPTATLPELFERQAAATPDATALVCDGEALSYAELDARADRLARELAAHGAGPETVVALALPRSPDLVVALLAVLKAGAAYLPIDPKYPSARLDFILGDAAPALILTDRATAGVLPEATVPVLYLGDPDAPRGPGAGPAPVTPGRPPAPAGGRPDPRALAYVMYTSGSTGTPKGVLLDHATLTHGIHHLAHQTGIRAGSPVLASTSINFDVSVFETFTTLCHGGTLDLAQDVLELAERGTWNGSLISTVPSAFTELLDQIAPTTSVDTLVFAGEHLPSTLVRRARKAFPGVRIVNAYGQTESFYATAFTADGTRSGGGSAPIGTPLPGMRAYVLGPWLKPVPAGVVGELYVAGRLARGYLGRSALTAERFVADPYGPPGSRMYRTGDLARRNGDGQLEYAGRTDTQIKIRGFRVEPGEVEAALAAHPAVTRAAAVVRDAPTGKQLVAYTTGEAVDAGALRAFVAARLPDFMVPSAFVALDRLPLTPNGKLDRAALPAPDPTTGTGAYRAPRTAQEETLCALFAEVLGAERVGVDDDFFALGGHSLLIVRLLARVAAELGARIAVQDFLTAPRPADLAALLAAGATGRASGAPSVVPPSEARLAPGLRFPDAGGFAAPPRHVLLTGATGFVGAFLLRELLAQTDAQVHCLVRADTERAGRARLHAVLDSYGIDLGVAAERVRLVPGDLAREGLGIDAAHWRGLRDEVDTIVHSGAYVHHVSAYERLKAANVEGTRTLLRLAAEGRPKRFHHVSTLGIFGSAATPRLLTEDSPVEDARHGAADGYLASKWVADLMVKDAVARGASARVYRLGRIWAESERGAINPDDMFCRLLLSCAALGCYPEGDALRVDLLPADVAARALVALALAGEGPEPAAVHHLQHPRQTGVGAFLRVFDAWRGTRSEPVGLDVWLRRLRRASEEGRDLPFLPYLDMFQQHVEASEHAPRAADAADASDAGDAGDVEGLPADTYRNDRTVRALERLGVALPDVDERMIRDFWQHLEAVGELD; the protein is encoded by the coding sequence ATGCCGGCCCGGCAGCGCGGCTCCGCCGATACGCCCGGCTTCGATACGCCCGGCTTCGATGCGTCCGGCTTCGAGCGGACCGGCGTCGAGCAGAGCGGCTTCGAGCACACCGGCCTGGAGCAGGTCGAGGTGGCGCTGGACGCGGCGGATGCCCGGGCTCTGCAACGCCGTGCCACCGAGCTCGGCGTGACCGTCAACACCCTGGTCCAGGGCGCCTGGGCGGTACTGCTCGCCGGGCTCACGGGCCGGGACGACGTGGTCTTCGGAGCCACCGTCTCCGGACGCCCGCCCGCCGTCGCCGGTGTCGAGTCGATGGTCGGCCTGTTCATCAACACCCTGCCGGTACGCGTACGGTGCGCCCCTGGCACCTCGTTCGCGCAGGTCCTGACCACGCTCCAGGAGCGGCAGGCCGCCCTGTTCGACCACCACCACTACAGCCTGTCCGCGATCCAGCAGGCCACCGGCCTCAAGGAACTCTTCGACACGCTCGTGGTGTTCGAGTCCTACCCGGTGGACGAGGACGAGGCCGCCGACGCGGCCACGGCGGCCGGGATCGCCATCACGGGCCTGCGCCCGTTCACCGGCACCCACTACACGCTCAGCCTGATGGCGGCTCTCGCCCCGCACCTGAGCCTGTCGCTCCAGTACCGGCCGTCCGCGCTCGACCGGGCCACGGTCGACCACATCGCCGCGTGCCTGCCCGACGTCCTGCGCCTGGTCCTGACCGCCGCCCACGAGCCGCTGGCCCGCGTCGACGTCCTGCCCCCGGCGGACCGCGACCACTTCCTCCGAGGCATCGGAGCCACCCAGGCAGAGGCTCAGACGCACACGCACACGCGGGCGCAGGCTCATGCTCATGCTCATGTCGAGGCTCACGCGCCTGCCCGGCCTCAGGCACAGGCCCCGACGGCGACGCTCCCCGAGCTCTTCGAGCGGCAGGCGGCGGCGACACCGGACGCGACCGCCCTCGTCTGCGACGGCGAAGCCCTCTCGTACGCGGAGCTCGACGCGCGCGCCGACCGCCTCGCCCGGGAACTGGCCGCCCACGGCGCCGGCCCGGAGACCGTGGTGGCCCTCGCGCTGCCGCGCTCGCCCGACCTGGTCGTCGCCCTGCTCGCGGTCCTCAAGGCGGGCGCCGCCTACCTGCCGATCGACCCCAAGTACCCGAGCGCACGCCTGGACTTCATCCTCGGCGACGCCGCCCCGGCCCTGATCCTCACCGACAGGGCGACGGCCGGCGTGCTGCCCGAAGCCACCGTCCCGGTCCTGTACCTGGGCGACCCCGACGCGCCCCGCGGGCCGGGCGCCGGCCCGGCCCCGGTCACCCCCGGCCGGCCGCCCGCGCCCGCCGGCGGCCGCCCGGACCCCCGCGCGCTGGCGTACGTGATGTACACCTCCGGCTCCACCGGCACCCCCAAGGGCGTCCTGCTCGACCACGCCACCCTCACCCACGGCATCCACCACCTCGCGCACCAGACCGGCATCCGAGCCGGTTCGCCCGTGCTGGCCTCCACCTCCATCAACTTCGACGTGTCCGTCTTCGAGACCTTCACCACCCTGTGCCACGGCGGCACCCTGGACCTCGCCCAGGACGTGCTCGAACTCGCCGAACGCGGCACCTGGAACGGCAGCCTCATCAGCACCGTGCCGTCCGCGTTCACCGAGCTCCTCGACCAGATCGCCCCCACCACCAGCGTCGACACCCTCGTCTTCGCGGGAGAGCACCTCCCTTCGACCCTCGTCCGGCGCGCGCGGAAGGCGTTCCCCGGCGTCCGGATCGTCAACGCCTACGGCCAGACGGAGTCCTTCTACGCCACCGCCTTCACCGCCGACGGCACCCGGAGCGGTGGGGGCAGCGCGCCCATCGGCACCCCGCTGCCCGGCATGCGCGCCTACGTGCTCGGTCCCTGGCTGAAGCCCGTTCCCGCCGGTGTCGTCGGCGAGTTGTACGTCGCGGGCCGCCTCGCCCGCGGCTATCTCGGCCGGTCGGCGCTGACCGCCGAACGCTTCGTCGCCGACCCCTACGGGCCGCCCGGCTCCCGGATGTACCGCACCGGCGACCTCGCCCGCCGCAACGGCGACGGGCAACTGGAGTACGCGGGACGCACCGACACCCAGATCAAGATCCGCGGCTTCCGCGTCGAACCCGGCGAGGTCGAGGCCGCCCTCGCCGCCCATCCCGCCGTGACCCGGGCCGCGGCCGTCGTGCGGGACGCGCCCACCGGGAAACAACTCGTGGCCTACACCACGGGGGAAGCCGTCGACGCCGGAGCGCTGCGCGCCTTCGTGGCGGCGCGGCTGCCCGACTTCATGGTCCCCTCGGCCTTCGTGGCCCTGGACCGGCTCCCGCTCACCCCCAACGGCAAGCTCGACCGCGCCGCGCTGCCCGCCCCGGACCCCACCACCGGCACCGGCGCGTACCGGGCCCCGCGCACGGCGCAGGAGGAGACCCTGTGCGCCCTGTTCGCGGAGGTGCTGGGCGCGGAACGGGTCGGCGTCGACGACGACTTCTTCGCCCTCGGCGGCCACTCCCTGCTGATCGTGCGGCTGCTCGCCCGCGTCGCCGCCGAACTCGGTGCCCGCATCGCCGTGCAGGACTTCCTCACCGCCCCGCGGCCCGCCGACCTCGCCGCCCTGCTCGCGGCCGGCGCGACGGGCCGCGCGTCCGGCGCGCCCTCGGTCGTGCCGCCGTCGGAGGCGCGGCTCGCGCCCGGCCTGCGGTTTCCGGACGCCGGCGGCTTCGCCGCACCCCCGCGCCACGTCCTGCTCACCGGCGCCACCGGATTCGTGGGAGCCTTCCTGCTCCGGGAACTCCTCGCGCAGACCGACGCCCAGGTGCACTGCCTGGTACGGGCCGACACGGAGCGGGCCGGGCGTGCCCGCCTGCACGCGGTATTGGACTCGTACGGCATCGACCTGGGCGTCGCCGCCGAGCGCGTGCGCCTCGTGCCCGGCGACCTCGCCCGCGAAGGCCTCGGCATCGACGCGGCGCACTGGCGCGGGCTGCGGGACGAGGTGGACACGATCGTCCACTCGGGCGCGTACGTGCACCACGTGTCGGCGTACGAGCGCCTGAAGGCGGCCAACGTCGAAGGCACGCGCACCCTGCTGCGGCTCGCGGCCGAGGGCCGGCCCAAGCGCTTCCACCACGTCTCCACGCTGGGCATCTTCGGCAGCGCGGCGACACCGAGGCTCCTCACCGAGGACTCCCCGGTCGAGGACGCGCGGCACGGCGCCGCCGACGGCTACCTCGCGAGCAAGTGGGTGGCCGACCTGATGGTCAAGGACGCCGTCGCCCGCGGTGCGTCCGCGCGGGTCTACCGGCTAGGCCGGATCTGGGCGGAGTCGGAGCGGGGCGCCATCAACCCGGACGACATGTTCTGCCGGCTGCTCCTCAGCTGCGCCGCCCTCGGCTGCTACCCGGAGGGCGACGCGCTGCGGGTCGACCTGCTGCCCGCCGACGTCGCGGCCCGCGCGCTGGTGGCCCTCGCCCTGGCGGGGGAGGGCCCGGAACCGGCCGCCGTGCACCACCTCCAGCACCCCCGGCAGACCGGTGTGGGCGCGTTCCTGCGGGTCTTCGACGCGTGGCGCGGGACGCGGTCGGAACCGGTCGGGCTCGACGTGTGGCTGCGCCGCCTCAGGCGGGCGAGCGAAGAGGGGCGCGACCTGCCGTTCCTGCCGTACCTGGACATGTTCCAGCAGCACGTCGAGGCCTCGGAGCACGCGCCGCGAGCCGCGGACGCGGCGGACGCCTCGGATGCCGGGGATGCCGGGGATGTCGAGGGCCTCCCGGCCGACACCTACCGCAACGACCGGACCGTGCGCGCCCTGGAACGGCTCGGCGTGGCCCTGCCCGATGTCGACGAGCGGATGATCCGGGACTTCTGGCAGCACCTGGAAGCAGTCGGAGAGCTCGACTGA
- a CDS encoding sensor domain-containing protein: protein MRTTLVRRSVMTASAVCLALVATACGSDEPAAKDGAKSPSKDGSSAPAAKALTSAELEKLVLAQGDVPKHQITKSKEVIKSSDIVTDKAECKPIGDAMMLLPVGTAAASAARVAAGEPTKPGDLLSVTATSVLIASYEGDGAEQAVAQLKNAGQACAGGFTVTAKGEKNEVTGLAPATVTGGDEAVAATVSRKLDGESAQTKLVVIRKGNTLVTLHAINFSGKTELPTALMEAQLKKLG, encoded by the coding sequence ATGCGTACGACCCTCGTCCGCCGTTCTGTCATGACCGCGTCCGCCGTGTGCCTGGCCCTGGTGGCCACCGCCTGCGGCTCGGACGAGCCCGCCGCGAAGGACGGGGCCAAGAGCCCGTCCAAGGACGGCTCGTCCGCCCCGGCGGCGAAGGCGCTGACATCGGCCGAGCTGGAGAAGCTCGTGCTGGCGCAGGGCGACGTCCCCAAGCACCAGATCACGAAGTCGAAGGAAGTGATCAAGAGCTCCGACATCGTGACCGACAAGGCCGAGTGCAAGCCCATCGGCGACGCGATGATGCTGCTCCCCGTCGGTACGGCGGCCGCGTCGGCCGCCCGGGTCGCGGCGGGCGAGCCCACGAAGCCGGGCGACCTGCTGTCCGTCACGGCCACCTCGGTGCTCATCGCCTCGTACGAGGGCGATGGCGCCGAGCAGGCCGTCGCGCAGCTCAAGAACGCCGGCCAGGCCTGCGCGGGCGGCTTCACCGTGACCGCCAAGGGCGAGAAGAACGAGGTCACCGGGCTCGCCCCGGCCACGGTCACGGGCGGCGACGAGGCCGTGGCGGCGACCGTGTCCCGGAAGCTCGACGGCGAGTCCGCGCAGACCAAGCTGGTGGTCATCCGCAAGGGCAACACCCTGGTGACCCTGCACGCGATCAACTTCTCCGGCAAGACCGAGCTCCCGACCGCCCTCATGGAGGCCCAGCTCAAGAAGCTGGGCTGA
- a CDS encoding DUF3592 domain-containing protein, whose translation MEGIGGAFGVVFGMIGLLFAAIGVTMAVVLVRRTVLRSRTLARGLTAEARCLDTYVTQHRDTEHRRRTARHVILGFRTQDGQDIRFEDTSGVPRVVGDFVPVRYLAHRPQQAVALGPVAPGLRIGTVLGLAFCTVFACVGLFFAAIGFGVGYLAGTSDLPGDPDEVFTETVTRP comes from the coding sequence GTGGAAGGAATCGGGGGCGCGTTCGGTGTCGTCTTCGGGATGATCGGGCTGCTGTTCGCGGCCATCGGGGTGACCATGGCGGTCGTCCTGGTGCGCCGGACGGTGCTGCGCAGCCGGACTCTGGCGCGCGGGCTGACCGCGGAGGCCCGCTGCCTGGACACGTACGTGACGCAGCACCGGGACACCGAGCACAGGCGCCGCACCGCCCGCCACGTGATCCTCGGCTTCCGGACCCAGGACGGGCAGGACATCCGCTTCGAGGACACCTCGGGCGTGCCGCGCGTGGTCGGCGACTTCGTCCCGGTCCGCTACCTCGCCCACCGTCCGCAGCAGGCGGTGGCCCTCGGTCCGGTCGCTCCCGGGCTGCGGATCGGGACGGTTCTCGGGCTGGCGTTCTGCACGGTCTTCGCGTGCGTCGGGCTCTTCTTCGCCGCGATCGGCTTCGGCGTGGGGTACCTGGCGGGCACGTCGGACCTGCCGGGTGACCCCGACGAGGTGTTCACGGAAACCGTCACCCGGCCCTGA
- a CDS encoding TOPRIM nucleotidyl transferase/hydrolase domain-containing protein translates to MADIQAFRDEIARRAAGGPDGPTAGELAARLGVRTAVLLEGLSDLAAVEALAARRGRDLAAEGVCVVSMGGAMNVARYAGLLGPPGLGLRLVGLCDAREQPFFDRGLARAGASHRDVFVCGADLEDEFIRALGTDRVEEVVSAEGDLRAWQTFLRQPAQHGRPRQQQLRRFLGTKKGRKIRYGHLLVEALDDARVPAPLEDLFASL, encoded by the coding sequence ATGGCGGACATACAAGCGTTCAGGGACGAGATCGCCCGCAGGGCTGCCGGTGGGCCCGACGGGCCGACGGCCGGTGAGCTGGCGGCGCGGCTGGGAGTGCGTACGGCGGTGCTGCTGGAGGGGCTGAGCGACCTCGCGGCGGTCGAGGCGCTCGCCGCTCGCCGTGGCCGCGACCTCGCCGCCGAGGGGGTGTGCGTGGTGTCGATGGGCGGGGCGATGAACGTCGCCCGCTACGCCGGTCTCCTCGGGCCGCCCGGTCTCGGCCTGCGCCTGGTGGGGCTGTGCGACGCGCGGGAACAGCCGTTCTTCGACCGCGGCCTGGCGCGGGCGGGGGCCTCGCACCGGGACGTGTTCGTGTGCGGGGCGGACCTGGAGGACGAGTTCATCCGCGCGCTGGGCACGGACCGGGTCGAGGAGGTCGTCAGTGCCGAGGGCGACCTCCGGGCCTGGCAGACCTTCCTGCGCCAGCCCGCCCAGCACGGCCGCCCCCGGCAGCAGCAGCTGCGCCGCTTCCTCGGCACGAAGAAGGGCCGCAAGATCCGCTACGGCCACCTCCTCGTCGAGGCCCTCGACGACGCACGGGTGCCGGCGCCCCTGGAGGACCTCTTCGCGAGCCTGTGA
- a CDS encoding HAD-IA family hydrolase yields MTAPVTAPASAAAPDPVLPRAVLFDMDGTLVDTEGLWWDAVGEVAAGLPYTVTDRDLPDVLGRPVEHTAAHLHTASGTGRPAADVAEELHQAFAARVSARIEPRPGALALLDDLHARGIPIALVSASPRSVVDLVVRALGAGRFTVTFAAEDTERTKPAPDPYREAARALGLPPAACVAVEDTMTGVTSAEAAGCPVLAVPSLAPIAHAPGRLVRASLTGVTPALLATLQPRPHFLVREFRARPAVPGQPYRCALGGLLRGVADADAVRWRISEGPAWARITPGGELTGVPTGVGVSAADPAGSGTRITVTADEMATVTVHIPTVATAASAAAEEVAGAAELRVMTWNLWLGGDRVDGARDKQLITLLESDADIVGLQETGAHAARELADALGWDHHQAGPNLAVLTRHTITGTLGDPAPGFYGGMGARVRLPHGQEVAVWNAHLNHTPYGPYDAHFAGLPAATLLTREHEAHRVAEIEAVLTDMADDLAQRDTTPVLLLGDFNAPSHLDWTDAAAPLHAGYGPVAWPVSRAVEAAGLRDSFREAHPDPVTEPGPTWSPVHPFHEDGSGRPEPQDRIDHVLCAGRALTVTGSTTVTAGSPRPWPDVRHNGWPSDHAAVLTTFRLALTGTP; encoded by the coding sequence GTGACCGCCCCCGTGACCGCTCCCGCCTCCGCCGCCGCGCCCGACCCGGTCCTGCCCAGAGCCGTCCTCTTCGACATGGACGGCACGCTCGTGGACACCGAGGGCCTGTGGTGGGACGCGGTCGGGGAGGTCGCGGCCGGACTCCCGTACACCGTCACCGACCGGGACCTGCCCGACGTGCTGGGCAGGCCCGTCGAACACACCGCCGCACACCTGCACACCGCGTCCGGCACCGGCCGTCCCGCGGCCGACGTCGCCGAAGAGCTCCACCAGGCCTTCGCCGCCCGTGTGTCGGCCCGCATCGAACCCCGGCCCGGCGCCCTCGCGCTCCTCGACGACCTGCACGCCCGGGGCATCCCGATCGCCCTGGTCTCGGCCTCGCCGCGGTCCGTCGTCGACCTCGTCGTACGGGCCCTGGGGGCCGGCCGGTTCACCGTCACCTTCGCGGCGGAGGACACCGAGCGCACCAAACCCGCCCCGGACCCGTACCGCGAGGCCGCCCGCGCGCTCGGCCTGCCGCCCGCCGCCTGCGTGGCCGTCGAAGACACCATGACCGGTGTCACCTCCGCCGAGGCCGCCGGCTGCCCGGTGCTCGCCGTGCCCTCCCTCGCGCCCATCGCCCACGCCCCGGGCCGGCTCGTACGCGCCTCCCTGACGGGCGTCACCCCGGCCCTGCTCGCCACACTCCAGCCCCGGCCGCACTTCCTCGTACGGGAGTTCCGGGCCCGCCCGGCCGTACCGGGACAGCCGTACCGCTGCGCGCTGGGCGGGCTGCTGCGGGGGGTCGCGGACGCCGACGCGGTGCGGTGGCGGATCAGCGAGGGGCCGGCGTGGGCGCGGATCACGCCCGGCGGTGAACTGACCGGCGTCCCGACGGGCGTGGGCGTGTCGGCAGCGGACCCGGCGGGCTCGGGGACCCGTATCACCGTGACCGCGGACGAGATGGCGACCGTGACGGTGCACATCCCCACGGTGGCCACGGCGGCTTCGGCAGCAGCCGAAGAGGTCGCAGGGGCGGCCGAGCTGCGGGTCATGACGTGGAACCTCTGGCTGGGCGGCGACCGCGTCGACGGCGCCCGCGACAAGCAGCTCATCACCCTGCTGGAGTCGGACGCCGACATCGTCGGCCTGCAGGAGACCGGCGCCCACGCCGCCCGGGAACTCGCCGACGCGCTCGGCTGGGACCACCACCAGGCCGGGCCGAACCTCGCCGTCCTCACCCGCCACACCATCACCGGGACCCTCGGAGACCCGGCCCCCGGCTTCTACGGCGGCATGGGTGCCCGCGTCCGGCTGCCCCACGGCCAGGAGGTCGCGGTCTGGAACGCCCACCTCAACCACACCCCGTACGGCCCGTACGACGCGCACTTCGCCGGGCTGCCGGCCGCCACCCTCCTCACCCGCGAGCACGAAGCGCACCGGGTCGCCGAGATCGAGGCCGTCCTCACCGACATGGCCGACGACCTGGCGCAGCGAGACACCACGCCCGTGCTGCTGCTCGGCGACTTCAACGCCCCCTCGCACCTGGACTGGACGGACGCCGCCGCGCCGCTGCACGCCGGCTACGGGCCGGTCGCCTGGCCCGTCTCGCGGGCCGTCGAGGCCGCCGGATTGCGCGACTCGTTCCGCGAGGCCCACCCGGACCCGGTGACCGAACCCGGCCCCACCTGGTCGCCCGTCCACCCGTTCCACGAGGACGGCAGCGGCCGCCCGGAGCCCCAGGACCGCATCGACCACGTCCTCTGCGCGGGCCGCGCCCTCACCGTCACCGGCTCGACCACGGTGACCGCCGGATCCCCCCGACCCTGGCCGGACGTCCGCCACAACGGCTGGCCCTCGGACCACGCCGCCGTCCTCACCACGTTCCGCCTCGCCCTGACCGGCACGCCGTAA
- a CDS encoding ABC transporter ATP-binding protein, with protein MPKTLHTPAPTAAGTQAATVELRALRRSFGTTTALDGLDLTVRPGELLALLGPSGCGKTTALRVLAGFEHPDSGQVLVDGQDITAVPAHRRDAGMVFQSYSLFPHLTAADNVAFGMRIRKVRPAERRARAAELLDLVGLPDQGGRYPHQLSGGQQQRVALARALALRPRVLLLDEPLSALDAKVRTNLREEIRRLQLELGITTLFVTHDQEEALSMADRVAVMRGGRLEQIAAPAELYERPATAFVAEFVGTTSRVPGRIAADGRTVEVLGHHLPVQGEPAAGEGGRVDVLLRPESVRVDADPYGASHVTATAFLGATTRLTVRLADGTTVKADLPTPAAAALPPGAAVSLALPHGPVLTAPRPA; from the coding sequence ATGCCCAAGACCCTCCACACGCCCGCGCCCACGGCCGCCGGCACCCAGGCCGCCACCGTGGAACTGCGCGCCCTGCGCCGCTCCTTCGGCACCACCACCGCCCTCGACGGCCTCGACCTGACCGTCCGTCCCGGCGAACTCCTCGCCCTCCTGGGCCCCTCCGGCTGCGGCAAGACCACCGCCCTGCGCGTGCTCGCCGGCTTCGAACACCCCGACTCCGGCCAGGTCCTCGTCGACGGCCAGGACATCACCGCCGTCCCGGCCCACCGCCGCGACGCCGGCATGGTCTTCCAGTCGTACAGCCTCTTCCCGCACCTCACCGCGGCCGACAACGTCGCCTTCGGCATGCGCATCCGCAAGGTGCGGCCCGCCGAGCGCCGCGCCCGGGCCGCCGAACTCCTGGACCTCGTCGGCCTGCCCGACCAGGGCGGCCGCTACCCCCACCAGCTCTCCGGCGGCCAGCAGCAGCGCGTCGCGCTCGCCCGAGCCCTGGCCCTGCGCCCGCGCGTCCTCCTCCTCGACGAGCCGCTGTCCGCGCTCGACGCCAAGGTCCGCACGAACCTGCGCGAGGAGATCCGCCGCCTCCAGCTCGAACTCGGCATCACCACCCTCTTCGTCACCCACGACCAGGAGGAGGCGCTCTCCATGGCCGACCGGGTCGCGGTCATGCGCGGTGGCCGACTGGAGCAGATCGCCGCCCCCGCCGAGCTGTACGAGCGCCCCGCCACCGCCTTCGTCGCCGAGTTCGTCGGCACCACCAGCCGCGTCCCCGGCCGCATCGCCGCCGACGGGCGCACGGTGGAGGTCCTCGGCCACCACCTGCCCGTCCAGGGCGAGCCCGCCGCCGGCGAGGGCGGCCGCGTCGACGTGCTGCTGCGGCCCGAGTCCGTACGCGTCGACGCCGATCCGTACGGCGCGTCCCACGTCACCGCGACCGCCTTCCTGGGCGCCACCACCCGGCTGACCGTCCGGCTCGCCGACGGCACCACCGTCAAGGCGGACCTGCCCACCCCGGCCGCCGCGGCCCTGCCCCCGGGAGCGGCCGTGTCCCTCGCGCTGCCCCACGGCCCGGTGCTGACCGCCCCGCGCCCCGCCTGA
- a CDS encoding ABC transporter permease has protein sequence MARLTEAAPAAAPEAVPAPVRTPARAAAAPARRFPWRGLTLALAGLYFLVPLAASVIFTVDVPAQGITFEAYGKILSADGFATSLLLSLGLAAATIALVLLLMVPAMVALRLGAPRLRPVVETVCSLPLVVPPIAFVAGIGTVLRWGPDHLAATPFFQTFVAVQNPDFPVVLVLAYTVMALPFVYRALDAGLRAVDVRTLVEAARSCGAGPVRALLLAVLPNLRRALMNAAFLTLALVLGEFTVAQLLGFGPFAVWIVGISGSQAQLSVAVSVLSLVLTWILLLALASLGGRDTTASPTARQRTTLRK, from the coding sequence ATGGCTCGACTGACCGAAGCCGCCCCCGCCGCCGCGCCCGAAGCCGTACCCGCTCCCGTACGGACTCCGGCCCGCGCGGCCGCCGCCCCGGCCCGCCGGTTCCCCTGGCGCGGCCTGACCCTCGCCCTCGCCGGCCTCTACTTCCTCGTCCCGCTCGCCGCCTCGGTGATCTTCACCGTCGACGTGCCCGCCCAGGGCATCACCTTCGAGGCGTACGGGAAGATCCTCTCCGCGGACGGCTTCGCGACCAGCCTGCTGCTCTCCCTCGGCCTCGCCGCCGCCACCATCGCCCTCGTGCTGCTCCTGATGGTGCCCGCCATGGTCGCGCTGCGGCTCGGCGCGCCCCGGCTGCGCCCCGTCGTCGAAACCGTCTGCTCCCTGCCGCTGGTCGTCCCCCCGATCGCCTTCGTCGCCGGCATCGGCACCGTCCTGCGATGGGGCCCCGACCACCTGGCCGCCACACCGTTCTTCCAGACCTTCGTGGCCGTCCAGAACCCCGACTTCCCCGTGGTCCTCGTTCTCGCCTACACCGTGATGGCACTGCCCTTCGTGTACCGCGCGCTGGACGCCGGACTGCGCGCCGTCGACGTACGCACCCTCGTCGAAGCCGCCCGCAGCTGCGGAGCCGGACCCGTCCGCGCGCTGCTCCTGGCCGTCCTGCCCAACCTGCGCCGCGCCCTGATGAACGCGGCCTTCCTCACCCTCGCCCTGGTCCTGGGCGAGTTCACCGTCGCCCAACTGCTGGGATTCGGCCCCTTCGCCGTGTGGATCGTCGGCATCAGCGGCTCCCAGGCCCAGCTGTCCGTCGCCGTGTCCGTCCTCAGCCTGGTCCTCACCTGGATCCTGCTGCTCGCCCTGGCCTCCCTCGGCGGCCGTGACACCACCGCGTCCCCCACCGCACGCCAGCGCACCACCCTCCGGAAGTGA